The proteins below come from a single Candidatus Methylomirabilota bacterium genomic window:
- a CDS encoding methyltransferase domain-containing protein: MAWDPAQYLKFADQRLRPAIDLLNRIDVDDPADIVDLGAGAGNVTRMLKERWPGARVTGVDDSQEMLDKAAAVAPEITWERADLASWRPPRPADIIYSNAALHWLDGHERLFPALFSSVAPGGVLAVQLPRNFSAVSHTSISEAAQSGPWRAKLEPLLRPAPVAEPAFYYGLLAPHAATLDMWETEYLQVMEGDNPVKEWTKGTWLRPLLAALEEPERSRFEAHYADLVARAYPRRPDGRTLFPFRRLFIVARARPD, translated from the coding sequence ATGGCCTGGGATCCCGCGCAGTATTTGAAGTTCGCCGATCAGCGCCTGCGGCCCGCCATCGATCTCCTGAACCGGATCGACGTCGACGATCCGGCCGACATCGTCGACCTGGGCGCCGGCGCGGGCAATGTGACGCGGATGCTGAAAGAGCGGTGGCCGGGCGCGCGCGTCACCGGCGTGGACGATTCCCAGGAGATGCTGGACAAGGCCGCGGCCGTCGCGCCGGAGATCACGTGGGAGCGCGCGGACCTGGCCTCGTGGCGCCCGCCGAGGCCGGCCGATATCATCTATTCGAATGCCGCTCTTCACTGGCTGGATGGCCATGAGCGGCTCTTTCCCGCCCTGTTTTCCTCGGTGGCGCCCGGCGGCGTGCTTGCCGTTCAGCTCCCCCGCAATTTCTCAGCGGTCTCGCACACCTCCATCAGCGAGGCGGCCCAGAGCGGGCCGTGGCGCGCCAAGCTCGAGCCCTTGCTCCGCCCCGCGCCGGTGGCCGAGCCGGCCTTCTACTACGGTCTGCTCGCCCCGCACGCAGCGACCCTCGACATGTGGGAGACCGAGTATCTCCAGGTGATGGAAGGCGACAATCCCGTCAAGGAGTGGACCAAGGGCACGTGGCTCAGGCCGCTCCTCGCCGCGCTCGAGGAGCCCGAGCGAAGCCGCTTCGAGGCCCACTACGCCGACCTGGTCGCGCGCGCCTAC